From the Pseudomonas monsensis genome, the window CATCCTGCGCGACGAATCCATGCACCTGAACTTCGGCATCGACGTGATCAACCAGATCAAAATCGAAAACCCACACCTGTGGGATGCCGAAATGAAGGAAGAAGCGACCCAAATGATCCTGCAGGGCACGCAGCTGGAAATCGAATACGCCCGTGACACCATGCCTCGCGGCGTACTGGGCATGAACGCGGCGATGATGGAGGACTACCTGAAGTTCATCGCTAACCGTCGTTTGTCGCAGATCGGTTTGAAAGAAGAGTACCCAGGGACGACTAACCCGTTCCCTTGGATGAGCGAGATTATGGACTTGAAGAAAGAGAAGAATTTCTTTGAGACTCGGGTTATTGAGTATCAGACTGGTGGGGCGTTGAGCTGGGATTAATTGAAAACTATACACTAATGCCGCAAACCAAAATCCCCGCTATAAGCGGGGATTTTTATAGGGATTATTATGGCTAAACCTAGGATTTTTATCAGCTCCACTTACTTTGACTTGAAGAACGTTAGAGCTGACCTCGAACGTTTCGTCAAGAGCCAGGGATATGACCCTATATTAAATGAAAGGGGTCATATACCATACGGCAATAAAGAGAAGCTAGAAGAGTATTGCTATAAAGAAATCCAGCTTAGCGACATCTTAATTTCAATAATTGGAGGAAGGTTTGGCTCGCAATCAAAATCCGACTCACACTCTATATCCAATACAGAACTAAGAGTTGCAATCGAACTAGGAAAACAAGTCTACATTTTTATTGATAAAAACGTTCACAGCGAATTCAGAACCTACGAAAGAAACAAAGAACACAAAGAAATATCATACGCCTCTGTGGATGATAGAAGAATATTCAATTTCATCGAGGAAATACAAAGCTTACCAATCAACAACCCTATTGCAAATTTTGAGACAAGCTCGGATATAACCGAGTACCTAAAGGAGCAATGGGCCGGATTATTTCAGAGACTGCTAACAGAGCATTCTAAACAGCGGGAAATCACTGCGCTCGACGAAATAAAATCAACATCCAAGACTCTAAATCAGTTAGTAAATTTTTTAATAGAAGAACGAAAAAATGGCGATCAAGCATTCAAGGAAATTCTGTTAGCCAACCACCCTGCATTCAGTGAAATACGATCACAACTGGGAATAACATATCGAGTTTTTTTCTGTAACAAAAAGGAGCTCGACGAACTACTCAAGGCGAGATCTTTTATTTCAGTGCCCTCTGAATACTGGGATGAACCAGAGTACTGCGAGTGGATCAACTCGAAAACCTCGCCAAATCAATTATTAAAAATAAGTAAGTCCCTGTTCGACGACGAGAACAAATTAAAAATACTAACTCCAGACCAGTGGAATGAATCTCTAGTTAAAATAGTGGACCACATCCCACCTGATGAGGATGACGAGTCGGACATTCCTTTTTAAAGAAGACCAATCAATTCAAGATTTGCCACGCCCCTTTTTTTTAAAAAACGAGGGGCATATTTTAACTATTCAATCAAAAGAAAATAAATAAATAAATAAAACCAGGACACACTGCGCACGATATAATTTCAGCCCCCCCTAAAATATCAGAATGACATATCAAGAACGCCCTCCCCCAACTATCCTAACCGAGAGAAACCACCACCTCACGAAATCTCCAACATTACCAAATCAAAACAAACCCATGATATATACCCGCAAGTCAAATATAATTCACTCACCACTGTATATGCTAGAAAGATTCATACCAGCACCCAAAGCTTTCTCCCCCACATATAAACCAATCGATTCCAAGCGTACCACCAACTTGCTCCTGACAATGGCAAGTCTGCAATCAATGTCACTCCCCCTCTCTTCCATGGCCTCTTCTCTAAACCCGTCACGTTTTCTGCGTACATGGTATTGGTCATATGAACAAGCACATAGTCAAAAACTAGACAAGGATCAGCGCCGAGCTTTGTAAATTGGCTATTTCAGGCACCCCATAAAGCAGTTGAAACACAATAAAACTAATCACTCTCAAGGCAAACAACGAGAGAAAACCTTGAAATCGTAGGATCTCGCTCAGACGATTTACTCCACGGCGATAGCTAAGCGATACGCGTGTAAGATTCATAGCAGGATTCATCTTTATTTATTGTAGGAATTTTCCTAGACAGGGGTAATCCGCACTCAGTATCGTTAGAGGTTTATGAGCCTCGGCAATTGTATGGATACCTCGAAAGAAAAGACTGGCTGGAGCGATGAGGAGCTAGAGGCTTCGGTAGACGCTTATCTGAAGATGTTGACTCTTGAGCAGCAAAACCAACCATTCAAAAAGGCAGACGAAAACCGTCTATTGCGTGAAGGCCCGCTAAACAAACGCAGTGCCTCCTCCGTCGAGTACCGCATGCAGAACATCTCTGCGGTGATGGAGCAATTGGGGCAGCAGCGAATTACTGGCTACGTTTCGGCAAAGAACCTTGGTTCTGGCGTTAGTAAACGGATCAAGGAATTCCTCGCGAAGAAGGGCATCCACGCATTACGAAAAGGCGAACAGCGGGCCATTACATTTACTCCTCTTCAGTTGGTCGAGGTCAATGCGCCTCAAAAAAATGAAGTGCCAGTGGGTGTTCTAAACCCTAAAGAGACGACCTCCACTGTCGTGAGACTTGCCCGCGCCCAGAGCGTAAAAAAATGGGTACTCCAGCACTCCCGAGGCATTTGTGAAGGTTGCGGGCAAACCGCACCATTCGTTAGCGCAAACGGCCGCCCCTTTCTTGAAGTCCATCATGTTAAGCACCTTATTGATGGCGGAACCGACCGCATATGCAACACGGTCGCGCTGTGCCCGAACTGCCATCGTCGTTGCCACCATTCCAGCGATAAAAAAGAGTTCACCGCTGAGTTTTATAAGAAAGTCGAGCGGTTGAGGCCTGAATAGAGGATCAAACTTGTGCCGAGGAATCCCAGCATCCTAAAGGCTCTGCACTGACACCCAAATCAAACAGCGAAAACTCCCAACCTCATCCAAGACCCGTCCTACAGCCTCAATTCATCACCTTCGTTAACGTCGCCCGGCTTCTTTCCGGCGGACCGAAAAATGAACGAAAGGATGATCAGTGGCTGGCAAAAAGGATATTCCCCGGGTCAGGAACCCACCTTCAGGCGACGGGCATCACGTCACCTACCGGTTCATGAACGCGACCGAACTGGCAGAGCGCGAAGCCAGGCAGAACGCTTATGAGGCCATGCTGGCCCGGCAGGATGCGTTTGAGCGCAGTCGGCAGGCCGCTGTCAAAAAAGACGAGGCGGTCCGGGCCGGATGCGTTTTCGCGAAGTCTTGCAAGCTGCCGGACGCGATCATTGATTACTCTAATCCCTCCGGGATGGTGCCGACCGACAGCCTGAGGGATTACGGCGAATTCGCCTTGCTCGGTACCCGTGGGGCCGATGATGCCGGGCTGCAAAATCTGCAAACCATCAGCGGCAATACCGTTTCACTCGGCCTTGGGCGCCTTGCTCTTCGCAGCCCGACACTCGCCACGCCAACGGTAGGTCTCGGAGCAGCCATCGGCGCTACCGGTGCCGCACTCATGACCGGCATGGTCGCTTTGCTCTGGACGCCCAGCCTGGGTGACAGCGCTCTCTACACCGAAGAACAATTGCGCGTCCTCAAACAGGCCCGCACCCGTGTTCGCCTGCGCATCGAGCAACAAACCAACGGCGCGCTCAAAGGTTATGCCTTCTACACCGGCAAGAATCGCGAATGGGAAATGGTCGATGTCGTGAAGCTGGAAACTCGCGACAGCCAGTACGTCGCCAATCTGGGTGACGGCGTCGAGCTGATCTGGACACCCGCCGCAGACGGCTCCGACATCCTTGGCATTCCTGCTCTGGAAGCCGCCCCGCAGGCACCGCATATCTGGGTTTACCCGCCAACGAAAGCGGCGAACGACATCCTTATTAATCCGGTTTACCCACCGGAGTACAAGGATTTCATCCTGGTGTTTCCGGAGAGTTCGGGGGTAAGGCCGGTTTATATTGTGGTGAGTCTTTCTGATCACAAATATCATCCGGTACCCAAAGGATTAAGTGCGTTTCCCGACGCAACACCAGCAAAACAGAAGACCAGGGTCAAAGGACGAGGTACTCGTATGCGTTGGAAAACCAAGGATGGGCTGATTCTGGAATGGGATTATCAACATGGAGCTGTAGAGATGTACGACAAACGCGGTCGGCATCTGGGCGAATTCGATGCTGACACTGGTGAGCAGAACAAACCGGCCGATCCAAAAAGAAGGATAGAACCATGACTCACGTAATTTATGCGTTTGATCGTTCCACCGAAGCTCTGATTTTCGAAGTGCCTATCTCGGCAGAGAATATCGAGCAGCTGCGAGTCATCATGAAATGGAATGACGCAGAAGACGAACTCTACGGTTACGATCTTGATTTTCAGCAGCTAGCACAATTGGAAACGTTAACCGGAAAATCTTTCTACGATCCTCAATACGATTACCAACTCGCCAGCTATGGAAATTAAAAGTTCAGGGCCGCTCAGCGAAGGCACGAGAACAGTAGATCTATGATCTATCTAATCGAGGCATTTGATAGAGGAAGCGGTTTCCTGGCATTTGAAATAGAACTCCCAAGTGGATCAGACCAGACGATAAAAACCATCATGGGTTGGACGGAGGAGCAGGAAGGATGGGAGGGATACGATCTCTCGCACGGACAGCTTGGAGCCTTGGAAAGGCTATTGGGGAAGGAAATTTATAACCCTGCTTATAAATTTCAGCTCAGCTGCAATGTGTAACCGATGGTTCTGACGCCGGTAAATGCAGTCGCCAAACAAGTAACCTACAGCGCTAAAAATTCGCGTTTGCCGGGTTTGGGGCAGCTTCGCTGCCCATCGGGGATAAATCCCCTCACCACAATTTAATGTGTTGCTGCTGGGTGGGTGTCTGGATTCTAAATTGAGTTGATGCCACCAATCGCCAGCAGGCTGGCTCCCACAAATCCAGCATCATCCTGAAAACAATCAGTGCAAGCCGCGCCACCTCCCGCTATTAATACCCCTCCCCCACTCAAGGATCCGAGCCCTGCCATGAAATTCGATCTCGCCTACTGCCTCAGCCTCGACGACAAGTTGTCGATCTATGACGTTCGCGATCTCAATTTTGATGAGACGGTGGCGTTCGACTCGGCCAAGGAGCATTTCCAGTGCCCCAACGATGCCTGTCGCTCGGCGTTCGATGCATCTAACGAGTTGGGTACGTTCAACGCCAAGAACGTGAATTACGTGCGCACGCCGCACTTCAAGAACTTGCCCACGACGCAACATGTGGCGGGTTGTCCCTATGTGAGTTTGAAGGCTTCGGCGTCTGGCGTTGAGACGGCGGATGGCGAAACGGATGACGGGCGGGAGGAGCATTTCCCATCAGAGTTGTTGCTGACGCGGCGTGCGTATGTGCGCAAGCCTGCTGCGCCCGCGGGGGCGGCGGATGTGTTGCGGGATGATCCGGTTCGGGCGGCGGCGGACATTGGTAGAGAGTCGCCGGGGCGTGAGACGGCTCCGGACAAGACCAGTGTGTTTGCGCATCCGGTGGAGTGTTTTGTGTCGAACTTCGCCGACAAGGAGTTGCTCAAGCGCATGCCGTTGAAGATCGGCGAGCACACAGCGCCTTATGGCTCGTTCTTCAAGAAGATTGAGTATCTGACGGACAACAAGGGGCTGATTTACTGGGGCAAGATCAAGGAGATCAAGGATTACACCCAGAGTTTTCGCATCGACTTCGAGCAGAAGGTCTGGTTCAAGCAGGCAGATGAGGCGAAGAAGAAGCCTTATTCGGTGAACGTGTACTTGAGCAAGAAGCTGATCGACAACTACCGCAAGCGCAAGGCGTTTCTGGAAGAGATCAAGCACGCGATCGACAGTGACAAGGAGTTGTTCTGTTTCTTCTATGGCGTGACGCCGGAGTTGAAGCAGGTGCCGAGCAAAAAGAACCCCGAACAGACGTTCGGGGTGTTCAGTGCCAACATCGAGAACCTGGATCACTTCATTGTGCGGGAAGCGCCGGGGTTGGCGTGACGGTTAGTCTTTGGGCAGTTGCAGTTCGACCGCGCCCGGATGTTGTTTGACGACGGAGTACGGCAGGATCGACCATTCGGGCTCATCGCAACCGCGTTGTACGCGAGGGAAATATGGCCCGAGATAAATACCCTTCGCGGTGAAGTACCAATTGGAAACGACCCAGACGTTTTCATCGGTATAGTCGCAACTGTCCTCATCACCTTCGGCCGGTTTCTTCATTTCGTTGGGATACAGCGAGGTGAATTGGTTTATCAACCATTGCACAAACACGTCTCTCTGGCTGCCATCGCCGGCTCCGGCCGAAGAGCCTTCGTGCCCGACTCCAAGCACGTCTTCCAGCTTTATTGCTTCGCCAGTATGAACATTGAGATTGATCGGTGAGTTGCCGACATCAGGGTGCGCGCCGCCGCAATCGTAACCGGTGTTGATATTCAGGCTGACTACGTCGGACGACAGGAAAGTGGGCGCGACGCTTTGCCATAGCTCGGCGTTTTCTCCACCTTGCAGCATGCAAGCGTGATAACTGACGACCTCACTCCAAAGTCGTCCCAGCAATTGTTGATTGATCCGCTGTTGCTCTTCTTTCGTGTAGCCAGACTCGACACTGAACAACGAAACCTTCGACTCAGGCTCCGTCCACCATTGCAGGTCGTAGCCCATGAAGGTTTCTTTTTTCTCCGGCTTGAGCTTGAGCCCCTGTAAGCGCAAATACTCGTAGGGATCGTCCTTCGGCAACGTGGCAATAAAGGGCAGCGTTGTAGCAGTTGGCGCAGGAAGTTTGGCTTCGGTCAGTTGCACCGGCAGCTTCTTACCCTTGGGATTTTGCCATTCGCCCTGCCAACCGTTGGCGGTGGTTTTCAGCTTCAGAGTCGGCAGCGGTTTGTCGTCGCCATAGCGGTTGTTGCCTTCAACCAGGCTCAACGTGCTGTCTTGCAGCGAACCGCTGAGTTCCAGGTCGCGGTGATACTTCTCATAGAAGTAGCGACCGGTGACTTCGTCCTGCTGCGTGGTGTTGAGCTCAACCACAATCGGCATCTTGCCCAGCGTACCGGTGAACACGCGCCGGCCGTCTTCAGCATGGGCAGTGGAAATCAGTGTGAACAGCGCCGCAGCGTATGGCGCCAGGCGCAGCAGTCCCTTGAGCATGGATCGATCCCTGAATGAATGAGGCTGTGGAGTATGCAGAGGATGCGTGCAGGAATCGAGGCTCTACTTAAGCAGCATGCCCAGCATGACGACGATCAGCAGAGCGATGTACACCCACGCATGCACCCGATCCGCTATCCGCCCGATCCACGGCGTGGCTAACCGAATCCCGACCAACGATCCCAGCGTCAGCACCGCGAACGCCAGCAAATCCACATACCCGACAAACCACGCCCCCAGCTCTGCCTGACTGAACCTGGCCAGCGCCATGTACGTCAGCGTCCCGGCCACTGCCACCGGCACGCTCAACGGGTTAGCCATGGACGTGGCTTGCGACATGCTCAATCCACAACGGCGCAGAAGCGGTACGGTCATGACGCTTCCTCCTACGCCGAGAAACGTGGCGATGGCGCCGATGCCTACACCGCCGCCGGACGTTTCTGTCCTGCTGAGTCGGCGCGGGATGACGCCTTCGTTGCGGGTGAGAAAGCCGCGTCTGAGCAGGCAGTCGATGATGGTCACGCCGAGGTAGGCGATGAAGGCGTAGCGAATGACCTCGCCGCTGACCCACACCGCCGCGATCGCTCCGAGGATCGCACCGAAGGCGATGAAGCTGCCGAGCGGCCACAAATAATGGCGGATCAGGTTGCCGGCGCGGCGGTGTTTGTCGGTGGCGATCAGGGCGTTGACGATCATCACGCAGGTCGAGGTGGCGACGGCGATGTGCATCGCCGACTGGCCGATGGGGTCGTCGGCGCCGTGGCTGGCGCTGAGCAGGCGATACAGCAGCGGCACGACGACGAAGCCGCCGCCGAAGCCGAACAGGACGGCGGTGATGCCGGTCAGGCAGCCGAACAGGGTCAGCAGAATGTAGAACATGGCGCGTTATCCGATGAGGGCGAGCGGCCGACGATAGAGCCACGCGGCTTGGCCTGCTTCAGCAACTCAGCCAATAATGTTTGCGTTTACGCCAACTACCGGAAAACGCTTGATGCGCAATGTTTCGATCAATCTGCTGGATCACACGCCGCGCCCGGTGGTGGCGATTGGTACGGATTATTCCCACGGTCAGCTGTTGCCATTTCATACGCATCGGCGGGCGCAATTGTTGTATGGCGCGACCGGAGTGATGCAGGTCCGCACTCATGACGGCAACTGGGTGGTGCCGCCACAGCGGGCGGTGTGGGTTCCGCCGGGGGTGGCGCATGAGGTGTTGATGCTGGGGGTGAGCACGCGCAGCGTGTACATCGAGCCGGGGACGGTGGACTTGGGACCGCGTTGCCAGGTGATCAGTGTTTCGCCGTTGATGCGGCACCTGTTGATGGAAGCGGTGGAGGTGCCGCTGGCCTATGAGCTCGAGGGTCGCGATGGCGTGCTGATCGAGCTGTTGCTGCATGAACTGGCGCGCAGCGCGCCCCTGCCCCTGCACATTCCGCTGCCGTCTGACGGAAAACTCCTGGCGTTGTGTCAGAACTTTCTGCGTCAGCCGAACGCGCATCAGTCGCCGCAACACTGGGCCGAGCAGTTGCACATAAGCTTGCGTACCTTCAACAGATTGTTTCGGCAACAGACCGGATTGAGCTTCAGCCAATGGCGGCAACAGGCTTGCGTGGTGCTGGCACTGGCACGGCTGGCAGCCGGTGAAGCGGTGACGCGGATCGCCCTGGACTTCGGTTATGAGAGCCCGGCAGCGTTCTCGACGATGTTCCGGCGCATGCTCGGTCAGGCACCGTCCGTCTGGTTGGAGGCGGCGAACTAGGGCAAATCAAAAAATGCGTTTGATCCCGGCCGAAAACAACTGTACAAAAACACAGTACATTTTCAATCAGCACTCTTGAGCCCGGAGCACACCATGGCCTCTCTTGCGATGAACCACATCCTCGAACGCATTGCCCTTTTCCAGTTCACCCCGACGCACTGCGTCCAGGCCCGAGCAATGCTGGGCTGGAGCGTGGAACAGCTGTCGCGCGAGGCGGAGGTCGCAGCGGACGACATCCAGCGGTTTGAAGCGCAGCAGGACGTGGCGGATGCAGCGCGATTGGCGTTGGCGTATCGGTTTGAGGCACAGGGGTTGGTGTTCTTTCCGGGGTTTGCGCCGGGGCGCAGTGCGAGTATGGGCGTGCCATCGAAATCGGTGGGGCGTGGGGATTATGCAATGGCTGATTAAGGACCTGTGGCGAGGGGATTTATCCCCGTTGGACTGCGCAGCAGACCCCTTGTCCTGATTGAACAGAGGGGGCCGCATCGCGACCCAACGGGGATAAATGCCCTCGCCACAAATCAATATCAGCTTGCGTCAGGCGTTCTGCGCCACACCCTCACTCTCCCCTTCAACCGCCAACCACCACGCTTCGCCACGATGCGGTTGAGCAATATTGAACGCGTCACCCATCTGCGGCGTGGTAATCGAAACACTGCGCTCCCACGCCAGCGCCAGAATCCGGTCAAACGGTTCATGCCAGGCGTGCATCGCCAAATCGAAGGTGCCGTTGTGGATCGGGAAGAGCCAGCGGCCCTTGAGGTCGAGGTGGGCTTGCAGGGTTTCTTCCGGTTGCATGTGCACGTGCGGCCATTCGACGTTGTAGGCGCCGGTTTCCATCAGGGTCAGGTCGAACGGGCCGTATTGTTCGCCGATGCGTTTGAAGCCGTCGAAGTAGCCGCTGTCGCCGCTGAAGAAGATCCGCGTGTCGCCGTCGATCATCACCCACGAGGCCCACAGGGTGCTGTTGCTGTCGAACAGGCCACGGCCGGAGAAGTGTTGCGACGGCGTGGCGATGAAGCGGATACCGGCGATTTCGGTGCCCTGCCACCAGTCGAACTGACGGATTTTGTTGGCGTCGATGCCCCATTTGATCAGGGTATCGCCGACGCCCAACGGAGTCAGGAACAGGTTGGTCTTGGCCGCCAGCCGCAGTACCGCCGCGTAGTCGAGGTGGTCGTAGTGGTTGTGCGACAGGATCACCGCTTCAATCGGCGGTAATTCGTTGATGCTGATCGGTGGCTGGTGGAATCGCTTGGGGCCGGCCCATTGCACGGGCGATGCGCGTTCGGCGAACACCGGGTCGGTGATCCAGAATTTGTCCTGCAGTTTCAGCAACAGGGTCGAATGACCGAGGCGAAACACGCTGTGGTTGGGCGCTGCCAGGAGGTCGTCGCGGGTCAACGGTTGTACCGGGATAGCGGCGGCGGGTCGGGTATTGCGCGGTTTGTGGAAGATCATGTTCCACATGATGCGCAGCATTTTGCGAAAGCCTTCGCGGCGCACCGGCGCATGGTTGCGGAACAGCCCTTGATCCTGTCGAGAGGCTTCAGGCGTGGAAATTTTATCCGGGAGGGAAACTGGATTGGCCATGACTGAAATGACTCCAGAAAAACCGCGCAATTCACGATTTTTCGCGGTGGGACGATAAATGGCCAGAGCTGCACGCATAGGCCGAACTGCTGTTTTTTAGGTCGCGAGGATTAACGCAACATTACACTGGTCGGTGTAGTTTCTAGGTTGCATGAAAGCGCATGACAAGTAAACTTCCAAGTGTAATTTCCATTTTTCCTGCCGAAGCTTACTTATGACAGCTCCACAGCGCCTCACTGACCGCAAACGCGAAGCCATTATCCAGGCGGCCATTGCCGAATTCCGTGCCAACGGTTTCGAGATCACCAGCATGGACAAGATCGCGGCCACCGCCGGGGTGTCGAAGCGCACGGTGTACAACCATTTCCCCAGCAAGGAAGAGCTGTTCGCCGAAATTCTCAACCAACTCTGGGCACGCATCACCGCCGAGCAGACCGTGACCTACAGCGCCGATCAGCCGCTGCGTGAGCAACTGCAACAGATGCTGGGGGCAAAATTGCAGATGATGGCCGATGACAACTTTCTCAGTCTGGCCCGCGTGGCGATTGCTGCCACCATCCACTCCCCGGAGCGCGCACAAGATATGGTGGCGCGCATGGGCGAGCGCGAAGAAGGCCTGACCGTGTGGATTCGCGCCGCTCAGGCGGACGGTCGGCTAAAACCCGTGGACGCGACATTCGCCGGGCAGCAGCTGCAAGGGCTGCTGAAGTCGTTCGGCTTCTGGCCGCAGATTTCCATGGGCCTGCCGCCATTGGATGCCGCCACCCAAAAAGCCGTGGCCGAATCGGCACTGGAGATGTTTCTGGCGCGTTACCAGCTCTAAACCGTGCCTCTGCGCGCGATCCGTCGATTAAATGGCTCGGAAGGACACTGATTATTCGCGCTGGAATAAATGACAATGTCCGACAATTGACCGACGAATGGTCTACCTGAAAAAAATACGGCAAAGTATTTCAGGATGAATCTGGCGCAGGACATCATGGAAAACCCACGCGGCAAAGGCTTGTCATTCGCCAGACGCATCTATCTGCCTAGGACTATTGGTCTGGGCGTCGGCTTTTTCAGCGTCGCGGCAGCGCTGTATCCGTTGAACATGCCGGCATGGCTCTGGGCGCTGCTGGTGTTCAACGGATTTGTCTGGCCGCATCTGGCTTATCAGGTATCAACCCGCGCAACCTTCCCCTACCGCGCCGAGCGTCGCAATCTGTTGTACGACTCGTTATGCGGCGGCTTCTGGACCGCGTGTTTTCAGTTCAATCCGCTGACCAGCGTGACCATCCTGTCGATGATGACCATGAACAACGTCGCCGCCGGTGGCCGACGCCTGTTCCTGCTCGGCGCCGTCGCGCAGTGCGTCGGTGTACTGTTGGGCGGCTCGATCTTCGGCTTCAAATTCAGTCCGACCATGACTCAAATTGAAGCCTGGGCCTGCCTGCCGATGCTGACCCTGTATCCACTGGCCTTGGGCATGGTCTGTTACCAACTGGCGATCAAACTCGCGCAGCACAAACGCACGCTGCGCGACCTGAGCCGCACCGACAGCCTCACCGGACTACTCAACCACGGCGCCTGGAAGGATCAGCTGCACGCCAGATTCGAGCTGTGCCGGCAAAATCACACCCAGGACATTCTGGCGCTGATCGACATCGACCACTTCAAGTCCATCAACGACAACTATGGCCACATCATCGGCGATGCGGTACTGAGCCAACTGAGCGGCGAACTCAAAGGCATGGTGAGCAAAAGCGAACGGGCCGGCCGCTACGGCGGCGACGAGTTTTGCCTGATCCTGCCCGACCAGCCACTGAAAAAAGCCGAACTGCAAATGGAACGATTGCGTCAGGCGCTGGATCAATACCGTCACCCGGATGTGCCGGAACTGCGGGTCAGCCTGAGTATCGGTCTGGCGCGGTTTCAGCCGTCGTACCGCGACGCACTGGCCTGGCTGGATGACGCTGACAAAGCGCTGTACACCGCCAAACACACGGGACGCAACACGATCAGCGTGGCGCTGAGCCAGCCGCGCACCAACGACGCCAACTCCATCAGTCTTTGAAAACACCGGTAGTCATGCTGATACGCATTTTCTTGTACAACGACAAACAGTTTGTATAAGATCGCCTCGTCAGCCTGGATGCTGGCACTTTGCAGTCAATGACAAGTGCTCACCCGGCATTTGCTCTGCCAGCGCGGAAACAGGGACAAAAACCTCGTCTTTCCCTACTTCCAGGTACTGCCCCTATGTTTTTCAAACGCCATCAGTCCGCCCTCAACGACCTTCAACACACCATCACCGAACAGAACGGCCTGCTCGAAGCCATCGACCGCTCCATGGCCGTGATCGAGTTCGACCTCGATGGCGTGGTGTTGACGGCCAACGACAACTTCCTGAAAACCACGGGCTACCGCGCTGATCAGGTGATCGGCCAGCCTCATCGTCTGTTCTGCACCCCGGAGTTTGGCCGCAGCGCGCAATACACCGAGTTGTGGTCGCGTCTGAAAAACGGCCAGTTCCAGTCCGGCACGTTCGAGCGGGTCAACAGCCAGGGCCAGCCGATCTGGCTGGAAGCCAACTACAACCCGATCAAGGATGCGTCGGGGCGTGTGGTGAAAGTGGTCAAGTACGCCATGGACGTGACGACCAAGGTTCAGCAGGAAAGCGAGGCCAACGCCAAGCTGCAGGCGATCGACCGGGCGATGGCGGTGATCGAATTCGACCTCGACGGCGGCATTCTCACGGCCAACAAGAATTTTCTGACACGCATGGGTTACACGCTCGCTGAACTCAAGGGTAAACATCATCGTTTGTTCTGCCGCGCGGATCTG encodes:
- a CDS encoding TetR/AcrR family transcriptional regulator, which produces MTAPQRLTDRKREAIIQAAIAEFRANGFEITSMDKIAATAGVSKRTVYNHFPSKEELFAEILNQLWARITAEQTVTYSADQPLREQLQQMLGAKLQMMADDNFLSLARVAIAATIHSPERAQDMVARMGEREEGLTVWIRAAQADGRLKPVDATFAGQQLQGLLKSFGFWPQISMGLPPLDAATQKAVAESALEMFLARYQL
- a CDS encoding diguanylate cyclase is translated as MNLAQDIMENPRGKGLSFARRIYLPRTIGLGVGFFSVAAALYPLNMPAWLWALLVFNGFVWPHLAYQVSTRATFPYRAERRNLLYDSLCGGFWTACFQFNPLTSVTILSMMTMNNVAAGGRRLFLLGAVAQCVGVLLGGSIFGFKFSPTMTQIEAWACLPMLTLYPLALGMVCYQLAIKLAQHKRTLRDLSRTDSLTGLLNHGAWKDQLHARFELCRQNHTQDILALIDIDHFKSINDNYGHIIGDAVLSQLSGELKGMVSKSERAGRYGGDEFCLILPDQPLKKAELQMERLRQALDQYRHPDVPELRVSLSIGLARFQPSYRDALAWLDDADKALYTAKHTGRNTISVALSQPRTNDANSISL